The Stratiformator vulcanicus genome has a segment encoding these proteins:
- a CDS encoding DUF1559 domain-containing protein: MFLIPRLRLSEPFAKRGFTLIELLVVIAIIAILIALLLPAVQQAREAARRSSCQNNLKQIGIAMHTYHDTYSMLPAPYTHDTTLSDNEGHWAWSASILPFLDQQNLYELLNVSNGKASDAISNAAVRDAVSQRLSVFRCPSDIGPTLHEDAGPQIVDATGNNPIGVVTNYVVMNGTDYPRRRESDFDKNRRRSDGWNGTGGATGLFFRDSYMPLSDIFDGTSNTIIGGERGWFRGDTIAETVMAGDLYFVRDYNGGGPCAVREGSNSVSTVLGQGMVYITAGMWYPINHRTDDLEGTVPRARFVLSSHHTGGANVVLADGSVRFIGENIDHNYASHPIDSVMEALVGNADEIVIGKF; the protein is encoded by the coding sequence ATGTTCCTAATACCTCGTTTGCGGCTTTCCGAGCCCTTCGCGAAACGTGGTTTCACATTGATCGAATTGCTGGTCGTGATTGCGATTATTGCAATTTTAATCGCCCTACTGCTCCCGGCTGTTCAACAAGCCAGAGAGGCGGCCAGGCGAAGTTCGTGCCAGAACAATCTCAAGCAGATCGGGATTGCGATGCACACGTATCACGACACGTATTCGATGCTGCCGGCGCCATACACTCATGACACGACGCTCTCCGACAACGAAGGGCACTGGGCTTGGAGCGCCTCAATCCTGCCCTTTCTGGATCAGCAAAATCTCTACGAACTCCTCAACGTAAGTAACGGCAAGGCTTCCGACGCCATTTCGAATGCGGCAGTCCGCGATGCCGTGTCGCAGCGACTTTCCGTTTTTCGATGCCCTTCGGACATTGGCCCGACACTGCATGAAGATGCAGGACCTCAGATCGTCGACGCGACCGGCAACAACCCGATCGGCGTCGTCACGAATTACGTCGTGATGAACGGCACCGACTACCCGCGACGGCGAGAGTCTGACTTCGATAAAAACCGACGTCGGTCCGATGGGTGGAATGGAACCGGCGGCGCGACCGGTTTATTTTTCCGGGATAGCTACATGCCGTTATCCGACATTTTCGACGGAACAAGTAATACGATCATCGGCGGTGAGCGAGGTTGGTTCCGGGGCGACACAATCGCCGAGACCGTCATGGCCGGAGACCTCTACTTCGTTCGTGATTACAACGGCGGAGGCCCCTGTGCCGTTCGAGAAGGTTCGAACTCCGTTTCGACCGTTCTTGGACAAGGCATGGTCTACATCACCGCCGGCATGTGGTATCCGATCAATCATCGAACCGATGATCTAGAAGGTACGGTGCCCCGTGCCAGATTCGTTCTCAGCAGCCACCATACTGGCGGCGCCAACGTCGTCCTCGCTGACGGTTCTGTGAGATTTATCGGGGAGAACATCGACCATAATTATGCGTCACACCCGATCGACAGCGTGATGGAGGCTCTCGTCGGCAACGCGGATGAAATTGTGATCGGAAAATTTTGA
- a CDS encoding DUF1559 domain-containing protein, translating to MLVQMRKVEAPFRSSRNGFTLIELLVVIAIIAILIALLLPAVQQAREAARRTSCKNNLKQIGIAMHNYHDIFNVLPSMYTHETSLDGNGVWSWSASILPYLDQQNLYNLFQVGDQSVRQALGDAAVRAAINNRIGVFRCPSDIGPTLHEDTAAQVDAASGSDIGVVTNYVAMNSAGHVRNVRSPNDDYYGNPGGCQSYNAGATGIFYGGSYLPLADIFDGTSNTVLVGERGWFAGPTLDESAMAGSLFFTKARNEGPYAERDSGWWAQYQSGGAFYIGAGTWRSINHPISDLSSRGYPWGARETLSSHHTGGVQVVMADGAVRFISENIEHDYSGCRVDSILEALVSNADEIPVGNF from the coding sequence ATGCTTGTTCAAATGCGAAAAGTCGAAGCCCCGTTCCGATCGTCACGCAACGGTTTCACGCTCATTGAGTTGCTGGTCGTCATTGCGATCATTGCAATTCTGATTGCACTGCTTTTGCCGGCGGTGCAACAGGCCCGCGAAGCCGCGCGGCGCACCTCGTGCAAAAATAATTTAAAACAAATCGGCATCGCGATGCACAACTATCACGATATCTTCAATGTGCTCCCGTCGATGTACACTCACGAAACCAGCCTCGACGGCAACGGCGTCTGGTCGTGGTCCGCATCGATTCTGCCATACCTTGACCAACAGAACCTTTACAACCTTTTTCAGGTCGGCGATCAATCGGTCCGGCAAGCTCTAGGTGATGCGGCGGTACGTGCAGCTATAAACAACCGCATTGGCGTGTTCCGATGCCCGTCGGACATCGGGCCGACTTTACACGAAGACACTGCAGCACAAGTTGACGCAGCGAGCGGTAGCGACATTGGCGTCGTAACCAATTACGTCGCGATGAATAGCGCAGGCCACGTTCGGAATGTTCGATCTCCCAACGATGATTACTACGGCAATCCGGGCGGATGCCAGTCTTATAATGCCGGTGCGACGGGTATTTTTTACGGCGGAAGTTATCTCCCGCTAGCCGACATTTTCGACGGCACCAGTAATACCGTCCTCGTCGGTGAACGCGGATGGTTTGCCGGCCCTACGCTGGACGAGTCTGCAATGGCCGGAAGCCTGTTCTTCACCAAAGCTCGCAATGAAGGTCCTTATGCCGAACGAGATTCTGGATGGTGGGCACAATACCAGTCTGGAGGCGCGTTCTACATTGGTGCAGGAACTTGGCGTTCGATCAATCATCCGATCAGCGACCTCTCTAGTCGCGGTTACCCTTGGGGTGCTCGAGAAACACTCAGCAGCCATCACACCGGTGGTGTGCAGGTCGTAATGGCGGATGGCGCCGTTCGCTTCATTAGTGAAAATATTGAACACGACTACTCCGGCTGTCGAGTCGATAGCATTCTCGAAGCACTTGTCAGCAACGCCGACGAAATTCCGGTCGGTAATTTCTAA
- a CDS encoding DUF1559 domain-containing protein, which yields MSPKVTLSRRSGFTLIELLVVIAIIAILIALLLPAVQQARESARRSQCQNNLKQIGIALHNYHDGNRRLPFGIQSGSTPKIEAGTNDTYPGGWTWASFLLPYVDQGALYEELKVGDQDPFPSAATLMQTPLRLFACPSDGKMTRLSTISELYNFGYSSNRIQVAKSNYVAAYLANGATHSSWWNPLGMNAGFPASPSTTDVDSFHGLFGRDVTVRLRDVTDGLSNTIAIGERESRHHQGGYLYAIRVATHQRGYDAPGALGSGGNPINCKRSGTCAGYGDVRTFSSQHRGGAQFLLADGSVHFLSENIDWNGSTSNAVFQQLINRRDGQTVGKF from the coding sequence ATGTCACCGAAAGTCACTTTGAGCCGTCGATCGGGTTTCACCCTGATCGAACTGTTGGTGGTGATCGCGATTATTGCGATCTTGATCGCACTACTTCTTCCCGCCGTTCAGCAGGCGCGTGAATCGGCTCGGCGAAGTCAGTGCCAGAATAATCTAAAGCAGATCGGGATCGCACTCCACAATTACCATGACGGCAATCGGCGACTGCCGTTCGGAATTCAGTCCGGATCGACTCCCAAGATCGAGGCGGGAACCAACGATACTTACCCCGGCGGCTGGACCTGGGCAAGCTTTTTGTTGCCCTATGTCGACCAAGGTGCCCTCTATGAAGAATTAAAGGTCGGTGATCAAGATCCGTTTCCCAGTGCTGCAACGCTGATGCAAACACCGTTGAGGTTATTTGCGTGTCCCAGCGATGGGAAAATGACCCGGTTGTCGACCATAAGCGAGCTGTACAACTTCGGTTACTCAAGTAACAGAATTCAGGTGGCGAAGTCGAACTATGTGGCCGCCTACCTCGCGAACGGCGCGACACATTCATCATGGTGGAATCCGCTCGGGATGAATGCCGGTTTCCCTGCCAGCCCATCGACAACCGATGTCGATTCCTTCCACGGCCTGTTCGGTCGCGACGTCACCGTGCGACTTCGTGACGTGACTGACGGTCTGAGCAATACAATTGCGATTGGGGAGCGTGAATCGCGTCATCATCAGGGCGGCTATCTTTACGCGATCCGAGTCGCAACCCATCAGCGAGGATACGATGCACCGGGGGCACTGGGATCAGGAGGGAATCCGATTAACTGCAAGCGTAGCGGGACATGTGCCGGCTATGGTGATGTCCGAACGTTTTCCAGCCAGCATCGCGGCGGAGCACAATTCCTCTTGGCCGACGGCTCGGTTCACTTCCTGAGTGAAAATATCGACTGGAACGGCTCCACCAGCAACGCCGTATTCCAGCAACTCATTAATCGGCGCGACGGACAGACTGTCGGAAAGTTCTAA
- a CDS encoding DUF1559 domain-containing protein → MKHSTSRASTPRPRGFTLIELLVVIAIIAILIALLLPAVQQAREAARRSTCQNNLKQIGIALHNYHDNFSMLPFGLMSGSNPQSSSGTHNGVWTWASYLLPYMDQSSVYEAMQVGNRQPFPPATTGVYATPVATFICPSDRKDRTFTVRGEDVAKSNYVGAFLSCSRTDSAWWNPLLWSSSATGYPRTATIKPTLLTFQGMFQRDVNVDFSAVEDGLSNTIAVGERATENGRGYLYATESASPRDNDGAAGALASGGTPINDWDCTTDDRCGNRIFSSRHAGGAHFLIGDGAVVFLNENIDHSCATSSAGIFQRLIHRRDRETVGKF, encoded by the coding sequence ATGAAGCACAGCACCTCAAGGGCCAGCACACCGCGGCCACGCGGTTTCACTTTGATTGAGCTATTGGTGGTCATCGCGATCATCGCGATTTTGATCGCACTGTTACTCCCGGCGGTCCAACAGGCGCGTGAAGCGGCTCGACGATCAACCTGTCAGAACAATCTGAAGCAAATTGGAATCGCGCTTCATAATTATCACGATAACTTTTCGATGCTGCCGTTCGGGCTGATGTCCGGCAGCAATCCCCAGTCTAGTTCCGGAACCCATAACGGCGTATGGACATGGGCCAGCTATCTACTGCCGTACATGGATCAGAGTAGCGTTTATGAAGCGATGCAGGTTGGTAACCGCCAACCTTTTCCACCTGCGACCACAGGTGTTTATGCAACTCCCGTGGCAACTTTCATCTGTCCGAGCGATCGGAAAGATCGAACGTTTACTGTCCGTGGCGAGGATGTGGCCAAGTCGAATTACGTTGGAGCATTCTTGTCGTGCAGCCGAACCGACAGTGCCTGGTGGAATCCGCTGCTGTGGAGTAGCAGCGCTACCGGATATCCAAGGACGGCGACAATCAAGCCGACCCTGCTGACATTCCAAGGAATGTTTCAGCGGGATGTCAACGTTGATTTTAGCGCCGTTGAAGATGGCCTGAGCAACACGATTGCCGTCGGCGAAAGAGCCACGGAAAACGGTCGCGGTTATCTATATGCGACAGAAAGCGCGAGTCCGCGAGACAACGATGGCGCGGCGGGGGCATTGGCGAGCGGGGGTACGCCCATCAACGACTGGGATTGCACAACCGACGATCGCTGCGGCAACCGAATTTTCAGTAGTCGGCATGCCGGCGGAGCTCACTTTCTGATTGGCGACGGGGCGGTCGTATTTCTCAACGAGAACATCGATCACTCCTGCGCAACCAGCAGTGCGGGCATTTTCCAACGGCTGATCCATCGCCGGGACAGAGAAACTGTCGGCAAGTTTTAA
- a CDS encoding DUF1559 domain-containing protein — MNRRSITRTKNGRSGFTLIELLVVIAIIAILIALLLPAVQQAREAARRSQCKNNLKQIGLALANYHSVNRILPPGAINAGTSPEYGASSCGYGATVASYSQPQAYSEVRNFTAHLMLLPFIDQAALYDSIDFDLPVNGVAGDCSAPAVPFQAALQNRYLPIFACPSDPVRRLVIDSVNNPPSWMGGHVADNFYGTSYAASSGRVDNDDRELYWGYADTYFKNDVVRLGVFGVNGAARIRDITDGTSNTYAFAETQIQKNNTNSQFEEGHFSTAFWAAYSGGYFAHSNGGINTFDGNGRLSAQEIGSYHAGGANMVFVDGHVQFLNENIDLVLFQNLSAIRDGNPVGKF, encoded by the coding sequence ATGAATCGACGATCAATAACGAGAACGAAAAACGGCCGGAGCGGCTTTACGCTCATTGAATTGCTGGTCGTGATTGCGATCATCGCGATCTTAATTGCCCTGCTACTCCCCGCCGTCCAGCAGGCCCGCGAAGCGGCGCGGCGGAGCCAGTGCAAAAATAACTTGAAGCAAATCGGGTTGGCGTTGGCGAATTACCACAGCGTCAACAGGATCCTTCCGCCGGGAGCCATCAACGCTGGGACCTCGCCAGAGTATGGAGCGAGTTCTTGCGGGTACGGAGCGACCGTCGCCAGCTATAGTCAGCCCCAAGCTTACTCAGAAGTCCGTAATTTCACGGCCCATTTAATGCTGTTGCCTTTCATCGACCAAGCTGCTCTTTATGACTCAATCGACTTCGATCTTCCGGTCAACGGTGTCGCGGGAGACTGCTCCGCGCCAGCGGTGCCGTTTCAGGCAGCGCTGCAAAACCGCTATCTCCCGATCTTTGCCTGCCCTTCAGACCCAGTCAGGCGACTCGTAATCGACAGCGTCAACAACCCTCCCAGTTGGATGGGTGGACATGTCGCAGACAACTTTTATGGAACCTCATACGCGGCGTCTTCGGGTCGTGTCGACAACGACGACCGTGAGCTCTACTGGGGATATGCCGACACTTACTTCAAGAACGATGTGGTCAGGCTTGGTGTGTTCGGGGTCAACGGGGCCGCGCGGATCCGGGATATTACGGACGGTACGAGCAATACGTATGCTTTCGCCGAAACACAGATTCAGAAAAACAATACCAATTCACAGTTTGAAGAAGGGCACTTTTCCACCGCGTTCTGGGCAGCTTACTCTGGTGGTTACTTTGCACACTCAAACGGCGGAATTAACACCTTTGATGGCAACGGTCGGCTCTCCGCGCAAGAAATCGGCAGTTACCATGCGGGGGGCGCGAACATGGTGTTTGTGGACGGTCACGTACAGTTCTTGAACGAGAACATCGACTTGGTACTGTTCCAAAACCTGAGTGCGATTCGCGATGGCAATCCGGTCGGAAAGTTCTAG
- a CDS encoding FecR domain-containing protein, whose amino-acid sequence MNAATAEYDSAQNELLMLANSACSGQMSQEGAARLEELLTDNLSLQQRYVEFLDIHSQLRALAHADHVADQISSALQQPARIRKPRLRRSRTWYIAIASVAVPVAILITTACFMVSQIDHRAIVLDRSREVEWGSASVSTGERINPGREFEIVKGFVELEFHRGTRAILRGPGRYRMEGARELSILSGSALCRVPAPAVGFTVRTPDGRIVDLGTEFLTEVHPDAGTTLLVRAGKAEIGFNSPGGTEGWSMLVQEGESARCVIAEKTVSAVPYSTDRFHWYAERTRAVKATTGAVRFVETPTGNPYDGRFTSGDEAVVIPERLGVTLEDDLLISTSNGETVIPAGTKVDSYLVTCHPGETAASVSATIQFRWPLLAILYQADALDRTDDLFAVPYLQQSRIPQPGKADRGAEELEDTIADIDFASGLVPFSLQVPPQGVDQFRVLMAGRGASLDSN is encoded by the coding sequence TTGAACGCCGCAACGGCCGAATACGATTCCGCCCAGAACGAACTGCTGATGCTCGCCAATTCGGCTTGCAGCGGACAGATGTCGCAAGAAGGTGCTGCGCGGCTGGAAGAGTTGTTGACTGACAATCTCTCGCTGCAGCAGCGATACGTCGAGTTCCTCGACATCCATTCGCAATTGCGGGCTTTGGCACACGCGGACCATGTCGCTGACCAGATATCATCCGCACTGCAACAACCTGCCCGCATTCGGAAGCCGCGGTTGCGAAGGTCTCGCACGTGGTACATCGCAATCGCTTCCGTCGCGGTCCCGGTTGCGATTCTGATCACGACCGCCTGCTTTATGGTCAGTCAAATCGACCACCGGGCCATCGTGTTAGATCGCTCACGCGAGGTTGAATGGGGCTCCGCTTCGGTCAGCACGGGGGAGCGGATCAACCCGGGTCGGGAATTTGAGATCGTGAAAGGTTTCGTTGAACTCGAATTCCACCGCGGCACCCGCGCGATTCTACGAGGGCCGGGACGATATCGCATGGAGGGTGCGCGAGAATTGTCGATACTCAGCGGTTCGGCACTGTGTCGTGTTCCGGCGCCGGCCGTCGGATTCACCGTCCGCACACCCGATGGGAGAATCGTCGACCTCGGAACGGAGTTTCTTACCGAAGTTCATCCAGACGCCGGAACGACGCTTCTCGTTCGCGCAGGCAAAGCAGAAATCGGCTTCAATTCGCCCGGCGGAACCGAAGGCTGGTCGATGTTGGTGCAGGAGGGTGAATCAGCAAGGTGCGTGATCGCTGAAAAGACCGTCAGTGCCGTCCCTTATTCGACCGATCGATTCCACTGGTACGCGGAACGAACCAGAGCCGTGAAAGCAACGACCGGCGCGGTTCGCTTTGTCGAGACGCCCACCGGCAACCCCTACGATGGTCGCTTCACGAGCGGTGATGAGGCCGTCGTCATTCCCGAGCGGCTCGGGGTCACGCTTGAAGATGATCTTCTCATTTCAACCTCAAACGGTGAGACCGTCATCCCGGCCGGCACCAAAGTAGACAGTTACCTGGTCACCTGCCACCCCGGCGAAACTGCCGCGAGCGTCAGCGCGACCATTCAGTTTCGCTGGCCGCTGCTGGCAATTCTCTATCAGGCCGATGCATTGGACCGGACGGACGACCTGTTCGCCGTGCCTTACCTTCAACAATCGCGTATTCCGCAGCCCGGCAAAGCCGACCGTGGTGCTGAAGAACTAGAAGACACCATTGCCGATATCGACTTCGCAAGCGGGCTGGTCCCGTTTTCACTTCAAGTGCCGCCTCAAGGCGTGGACCAATTCCGGGTCCTCATGGCAGGACGCGGTGCATCTCTAGACTCGAACTAG
- a CDS encoding sigma-70 family RNA polymerase sigma factor, with product MIKSSGMIVPSNERPEAGVSAREDTVHEEFLSMLQRSYHAIYGCVVTLVPDRNDAEDVMQETVIVLWRKFDEYDRSRPFVQWANGVAYNTARSFLRRENYRRGGVALSDGLLRQLSRVRTSCNELLELRQERLRKCLSLLPEEDRELVLVCYRDEVTIAQIAAERQTSPNALYQKLGRIRQRLFECIDRKMKGTA from the coding sequence ATGATCAAATCATCGGGCATGATCGTGCCTTCCAACGAACGTCCGGAAGCCGGAGTGTCAGCTCGGGAAGACACGGTTCACGAGGAGTTTCTGTCGATGCTCCAGCGGTCGTACCACGCGATCTATGGGTGCGTCGTCACTTTGGTTCCAGACCGCAACGATGCCGAGGATGTGATGCAGGAAACTGTCATCGTCCTGTGGCGGAAGTTCGACGAATACGATCGGAGCCGCCCTTTCGTCCAGTGGGCGAACGGTGTTGCTTACAACACAGCTCGCTCATTCCTTCGGCGGGAAAACTACCGTCGCGGCGGGGTCGCACTGAGCGACGGACTGCTCCGTCAGCTGTCGCGCGTCAGAACCTCCTGCAACGAATTGTTGGAGTTGCGTCAGGAACGACTTCGCAAGTGCTTGTCACTGCTGCCCGAAGAGGACCGAGAACTGGTCCTTGTTTGTTACCGCGATGAAGTCACGATCGCGCAGATTGCCGCCGAACGGCAAACCTCGCCGAACGCCCTGTACCAAAAACTTGGCCGCATTCGTCAGCGATTGTTCGAGTGCATCGACCGCAAGATGAAAGGGACGGCTTGA